In Nocardioides cavernae, a single genomic region encodes these proteins:
- a CDS encoding DUF3500 domain-containing protein, with protein sequence MGLAPGGPPPVPQLHGGWAGPHGRDAVPSRLGAGPAGTVPDPRHEEDLGFAVLAQLDDDQRATATIHTTPPPDFASRCVPVLGDEEWPDVHGVGRRDAPITDADREALRWVKGQPRGLSRARMGANQQQAFDELVEAFLLRLKPEQVGREMDRIRNAGRDDLHFVWAGSHRIEEPHYFRLEGPVTLVEFDNTEDDANHVHCVWRDPTNDFGVDILAQHRAAQHPGPADHADRP encoded by the coding sequence CTGGGGCTGGCGCCTGGTGGGCCACCACCTGTCCCTCAACTTCACGGTGGCTGGGCAGGACCTCATGGCCGCGACGCCGTTCCTTCTCGGCTCGGAGCCGGCCCGGCTGGGACCGTTCCGGATCCTCGGCACGAGGAGGACCTCGGCTTCGCCGTTCTCGCACAGCTGGACGATGACCAGCGCGCGACGGCGACGATCCACACCACCCCTCCGCCCGACTTCGCGAGCCGGTGCGTGCCCGTGCTCGGAGACGAGGAGTGGCCGGACGTCCATGGCGTCGGCCGGCGCGACGCCCCGATCACCGACGCGGACCGCGAAGCGCTGCGGTGGGTGAAGGGACAGCCCCGTGGCCTGTCCCGTGCCCGAATGGGCGCCAACCAGCAGCAGGCGTTCGACGAGCTCGTCGAGGCGTTCCTCCTGCGGCTCAAACCCGAGCAGGTGGGACGGGAGATGGACCGGATCCGGAACGCCGGTCGGGACGACCTCCACTTCGTGTGGGCCGGGTCCCACCGCATCGAGGAGCCGCACTACTTCCGCCTCGAGGGTCCAGTGACCCTCGTCGAGTTCGACAACACCGAGGACGACGCCAACCACGTTCACTGCGTGTGGCGCGACCCCACCAACGACTTCGGTGTCGACATCCTCGCCCAGCACCGGGCGGCCCAGCACCCGGGTCCCGCCGACCACGCCGACAGGCCCTGA
- a CDS encoding alpha/beta fold hydrolase has protein sequence MARLSTLKVTLHGHELSFVDSGEGPVVLFVHGILGSERQWSQLVDKVDNDHRVIVPDLFGHGDSAKPMGDYSLSSHAATLRDLLDHLGIDRVTLVGHSLGGGIAMQFFYLFPDRVDCLVLVSSGGLGREVNLALRSATLPGAEQVLSVIASTPVLERVEALGRGAQRIGWKPGADVGAIWRGLTTLGDRDSRRAFLATTRAVIDFGGQSINAHDHLSAVTAPPTMIVWGSNDRMIPAWHALNAQRAVPDCRVELFEGAGHFPHLDDPERFARVLRDFISSERDATGQVR, from the coding sequence ATGGCTCGCCTCAGCACGCTCAAGGTCACCCTCCACGGCCACGAACTGTCCTTCGTCGACAGTGGTGAGGGACCGGTCGTCCTCTTCGTCCACGGGATCCTCGGGTCCGAGCGACAGTGGTCCCAGCTGGTCGACAAGGTCGACAACGACCACCGGGTGATCGTCCCGGATCTCTTCGGCCACGGCGACTCCGCCAAACCCATGGGTGACTACTCACTCAGCTCCCATGCCGCGACGCTGCGGGACCTCCTGGACCACCTCGGCATCGACAGGGTCACGCTCGTCGGACACTCGTTGGGCGGCGGCATCGCCATGCAGTTCTTCTACCTCTTCCCCGACCGGGTGGACTGTCTCGTCCTCGTGTCGAGCGGCGGGCTGGGGCGCGAGGTCAACCTCGCCCTGCGATCGGCCACACTGCCGGGTGCCGAGCAGGTCCTCAGCGTCATCGCTTCGACTCCAGTGCTCGAGAGGGTCGAGGCACTCGGACGGGGCGCTCAGCGGATCGGGTGGAAACCGGGAGCCGACGTCGGCGCGATCTGGCGCGGGCTCACCACCCTCGGTGACCGCGACAGCCGGCGCGCGTTCCTGGCCACCACACGGGCGGTCATCGACTTCGGTGGCCAGAGCATCAATGCGCACGACCACCTCAGTGCGGTGACCGCTCCCCCGACCATGATCGTGTGGGGGTCGAACGACCGGATGATTCCCGCGTGGCACGCGCTCAACGCACAACGGGCCGTTCCCGACTGTCGCGTCGAGCTCTTCGAGGGCGCTGGTCACTTCCCGCACCTCGACGACCCGGAGCGGTTCGCGCGAGTGCTGCGCGACTTCATCTCGTCCGAACGAGACGCGACCGGTCAGGTCCGGTGA
- a CDS encoding 5'-nucleotidase C-terminal domain-containing protein, whose amino-acid sequence MNRRDRRPVVVAAALALVAPAAVAALTVGTPAASAHKGGGHHPSPPSTSGKAVFFASDGLRQDLVEKYADQGAMPTMRKFLKNGVKARGDGMLTQAPPNTGAGWYTMATGAWPGVTGSTNNTFHKNGDPFGTTRTAAFDPGVLQAESIAQAAERGGLKVAQMEWAGGRNASIQGPTIDFQTFSSGRGVATNFIGQKGDVLFDDAPFIASFGLQFDHPAGYAGRDPFPAAAPTPATGWTGVPTSYSPAQEMRMRVLDGTVDKYGLNAYIYDSRNDGRTKYDRVLFSPTKNGADAVGDLKQGQWADVKVKIVGGALAGKTAGMLVKVETLSPDLSRVRLFHTSVSRAIASWPTWPGEPGYTEFDEYLAAEFPTSTAADFAILEAGVTSEETYVQQGLYWSTGHWPMLEYIAETYEPDLLMVGMPTTDEFQHQFLGLISKRLPNGAANPAYDDVDLDGVKDGRVKERSAFIREAYQESDQTLRLARSLVGKNPTTFVGSDHGFAPQFLAIDASLPLVEMGLLSRPQTSNCRTATGETIGKAKACWAGGALQVYLNLAGRDPAGGGLQQVAAADEASTVAAIKAKYLGLTDPNDWTHDGNPEGWKVIDRAFTKAESRYIPNGPGSTADMAHPTRTGDLVVFSYPPYQFDAETPGTLVAPSHFFGQHGYVPDVQNLAANVNMRATFIAGGKGVGHGTVDARSIDLAPTLAFLLGIPEPQHSQGKVLLDVSDQGKKYTPVPIVGLNDFHGQLDPTTRAYDAGINARVGGASFLATMFDEDLSTLPGQGLILAGGDNVGASPPNSALLEDMPAIDVENAWGLDATSYGNHEFDYGVARLLEHQARADFPFLATNIVDEDTGEAPDWVTPSAVFRVNGVKVGVIGAGLEGTPELVAAGATEGLEFLDEGPRIKAESERLSRLGVKVQVVVIHEGTALGANPVGTTPGVPWEGPIIGIADELQDTTVDAMIVGHTHRVSNLMRGDILITEGINAGASYSVLQLMVRNGDVAWAGGATRVAKTLGVTGRPDVQAIVDQANAETAVLRNQVIGTQANDILRAPTRLLESEMGNMVADAMRGKYPGIDAAFTNSGGLRQDIVCSPPSAGEAPCEVTWGEMFAVLPFGNRTTLLTLTGAQLRQAFLNGFSPVCNTSIATGRFPQVSGLRATFHCEGTTPVVDGMWKTPDGIGGTQTPITDGDSIRLVTNDFMFTGGDGYTVFAGGTDVQQPGDDLMQIATDYVTANSPVDPQVEGRLTQN is encoded by the coding sequence GTGAACCGCAGAGACCGTCGTCCCGTCGTCGTCGCCGCAGCCCTGGCCCTCGTGGCCCCGGCCGCCGTCGCAGCCCTCACCGTGGGTACGCCCGCCGCGTCGGCCCACAAGGGCGGCGGACACCATCCGTCGCCCCCCTCCACCTCGGGCAAGGCGGTCTTCTTCGCCTCCGACGGCCTGCGTCAGGACCTGGTCGAGAAGTACGCCGACCAGGGGGCGATGCCGACGATGCGGAAGTTCCTCAAGAACGGCGTCAAGGCGCGCGGTGACGGCATGCTCACCCAGGCGCCGCCCAACACCGGAGCGGGCTGGTACACGATGGCGACCGGCGCGTGGCCGGGCGTGACCGGCTCGACCAACAACACCTTCCACAAGAACGGCGACCCGTTCGGCACCACCCGCACCGCGGCGTTCGACCCCGGTGTGCTGCAGGCGGAGTCGATCGCGCAAGCGGCCGAGCGCGGCGGCCTGAAGGTCGCCCAGATGGAGTGGGCCGGCGGGCGCAACGCCTCGATCCAGGGGCCCACGATCGACTTCCAGACCTTCTCCTCCGGTCGGGGCGTGGCCACGAACTTCATCGGCCAGAAGGGCGACGTGCTCTTCGACGACGCGCCGTTCATCGCCTCGTTCGGGCTGCAGTTCGACCACCCGGCTGGGTATGCCGGACGCGACCCGTTCCCGGCCGCCGCCCCCACCCCGGCCACCGGCTGGACCGGCGTGCCGACGTCGTACAGCCCGGCGCAGGAGATGCGGATGCGGGTGCTCGACGGGACGGTCGACAAGTACGGCCTGAACGCCTACATCTACGACAGCCGCAACGACGGCCGCACGAAGTACGACCGGGTGCTGTTCTCGCCCACGAAGAACGGCGCGGACGCGGTCGGCGACCTGAAGCAGGGCCAGTGGGCCGACGTGAAGGTGAAGATCGTTGGCGGCGCGCTGGCCGGCAAGACCGCCGGCATGCTGGTCAAGGTCGAGACCCTCTCCCCCGACCTGTCCCGGGTCCGGCTGTTCCACACCTCGGTGAGCCGCGCGATCGCGAGCTGGCCGACGTGGCCGGGCGAGCCGGGATACACCGAGTTCGACGAGTACCTTGCCGCCGAGTTCCCGACCTCCACCGCAGCCGACTTCGCGATCCTCGAGGCGGGCGTGACCAGCGAGGAGACCTACGTCCAGCAGGGCCTCTACTGGTCCACCGGCCACTGGCCGATGCTGGAGTACATCGCCGAGACCTACGAGCCCGACCTGCTCATGGTCGGCATGCCGACCACCGACGAGTTCCAGCACCAGTTCCTGGGCCTGATCAGCAAGCGCCTGCCCAACGGTGCAGCCAACCCGGCGTACGACGACGTGGACCTCGACGGCGTCAAGGACGGACGCGTGAAGGAACGCTCCGCGTTCATCCGCGAGGCCTACCAGGAGTCCGACCAGACGCTGCGTCTGGCGCGCTCGCTGGTCGGCAAGAACCCGACCACGTTCGTCGGCTCCGACCACGGCTTCGCGCCGCAGTTCCTCGCGATCGACGCCAGCCTGCCGCTGGTCGAGATGGGCCTGCTGTCGCGACCGCAGACCTCGAACTGCCGCACGGCCACCGGCGAGACGATCGGCAAGGCCAAGGCCTGCTGGGCCGGCGGCGCGCTGCAGGTCTACCTCAACCTCGCCGGGCGCGACCCGGCAGGCGGCGGGCTCCAGCAGGTGGCCGCGGCCGACGAGGCGTCGACCGTCGCGGCGATCAAGGCGAAGTACCTCGGCCTGACCGACCCCAACGACTGGACGCACGACGGCAACCCCGAGGGGTGGAAGGTCATCGACCGCGCCTTCACCAAGGCAGAGTCCCGCTACATCCCCAACGGTCCGGGCAGCACCGCCGACATGGCCCACCCGACCCGCACCGGGGACCTGGTGGTCTTCTCCTACCCGCCCTACCAGTTCGACGCAGAGACGCCTGGCACGCTCGTGGCGCCCTCGCACTTCTTCGGGCAGCACGGCTACGTCCCCGACGTCCAGAACCTCGCCGCCAACGTGAACATGCGTGCGACGTTCATCGCGGGCGGCAAGGGCGTGGGCCACGGCACGGTCGACGCACGCTCCATCGACCTCGCCCCGACGCTGGCGTTCCTGCTCGGGATCCCCGAGCCGCAGCACAGCCAGGGCAAGGTCCTGCTCGACGTGTCCGACCAGGGGAAGAAGTACACCCCGGTGCCGATCGTGGGCCTGAACGACTTCCACGGCCAGCTCGACCCGACCACGCGGGCGTACGACGCCGGCATCAACGCGCGGGTCGGCGGGGCGTCCTTCCTCGCCACGATGTTCGACGAGGACCTCTCCACGCTTCCGGGCCAGGGCCTGATCCTGGCCGGCGGCGACAACGTCGGCGCCTCCCCGCCGAACTCGGCGTTGCTGGAGGACATGCCCGCGATCGACGTGGAGAACGCGTGGGGCCTCGACGCCACGTCGTACGGCAACCACGAGTTCGACTACGGCGTCGCCCGGCTGCTCGAGCACCAGGCGCGCGCCGACTTCCCGTTCCTGGCGACCAACATCGTCGACGAGGACACCGGCGAGGCGCCGGACTGGGTCACGCCGTCGGCGGTGTTCCGGGTCAACGGCGTGAAGGTCGGTGTCATCGGGGCCGGGCTGGAGGGGACGCCCGAGCTCGTCGCCGCGGGTGCGACCGAGGGCCTGGAGTTCCTCGACGAGGGTCCGCGGATCAAGGCCGAGTCCGAGCGACTGAGCCGCCTGGGGGTGAAGGTCCAGGTCGTCGTCATCCACGAGGGCACCGCGCTCGGCGCCAACCCGGTCGGCACCACGCCCGGAGTGCCGTGGGAGGGCCCGATCATCGGCATCGCCGACGAGCTGCAGGACACGACCGTCGACGCGATGATCGTGGGCCACACCCACCGGGTCTCCAACCTGATGCGGGGCGACATCCTCATCACCGAGGGCATCAACGCCGGTGCGTCGTACTCCGTGCTCCAGCTCATGGTGCGCAACGGCGACGTGGCGTGGGCCGGCGGCGCGACCCGCGTGGCCAAGACGCTCGGCGTCACCGGCCGTCCCGACGTCCAGGCGATCGTCGACCAGGCCAACGCGGAGACCGCGGTGCTGCGCAACCAGGTGATCGGCACGCAGGCCAACGACATCCTGCGTGCCCCGACCCGGCTCCTCGAGTCGGAGATGGGCAACATGGTGGCCGACGCGATGCGCGGGAAGTACCCCGGCATCGATGCGGCCTTCACCAACTCCGGCGGCCTGCGGCAGGACATCGTCTGCTCGCCGCCCAGCGCCGGCGAGGCGCCGTGCGAGGTCACGTGGGGCGAGATGTTCGCGGTGCTGCCGTTCGGCAACCGCACCACCCTCCTCACCCTGACCGGTGCCCAGCTGCGCCAGGCGTTCCTCAACGGGTTCTCACCGGTGTGCAACACGTCGATCGCCACCGGGCGCTTCCCCCAGGTCTCCGGCCTGCGTGCGACCTTCCACTGCGAGGGAACCACGCCGGTCGTCGACGGGATGTGGAAGACACCCGACGGCATCGGCGGGACGCAGACACCGATCACCGACGGCGACAGCATCCGGCTGGTGACGAACGACTTCATGTTCACCGGCGGTGACGGCTACACGGTCTTCGCGGGCGGAACCGACGTCCAGCAGCCCGGCGACGACCTGATGCAGATCGCCACCGACTACGTCACGGCCAACAGCCCGGTCGACCCGCAGGTCGAGGGGAGGCTCACTCAGAACTGA
- a CDS encoding MFS transporter: MPGPEHRDVRRPLAADHIGRGRVGWGFIALYAVSYTGGALLFLAPLLVSLALKVRDLVGAEAAPSNLALVAGVGSLLALVANPLFGRFSDRTTGRWGMRRPWMVIGVAVGALGTMVVATAPNVGTVLLGWCLCQVFFNATLAAQTAVLADQVPTSQRGVVSGVLGLAVPAASVTGTYLVQLFDHSTVLMFAVPCAVGGFAVLLFVWRLTDRRLDARDRPPWSLRELAATFYVNPRSNPDFAWAFLSRFLLVTAYAFLVTFQAFFLLAQIGSSEDAVPRQVYLGTVAQSVALVTVAPVAGRISDRLGRRKVFVMAAAVIYAVALFVIADATSVDRYLVGMAIGGVGFGMYMAIDLALVVDVLTDPLTAAKDLGVLNIAGTLPFAVAPAVAPSLLALGGGSYAVLYAVAGACALGGAVAVAPIKSVR; this comes from the coding sequence GTGCCCGGACCCGAGCATCGCGACGTCAGACGCCCGCTCGCCGCCGACCACATCGGGCGTGGCCGGGTCGGGTGGGGCTTCATCGCTCTGTACGCGGTCTCCTACACCGGAGGGGCGCTGCTGTTCCTTGCGCCGCTCCTCGTGTCGCTCGCCTTGAAGGTGCGTGACCTCGTGGGCGCCGAGGCGGCCCCCAGCAACCTCGCCCTGGTGGCCGGTGTCGGGTCGCTGCTCGCCCTGGTGGCGAACCCCCTGTTCGGGAGGTTCAGTGACCGCACCACCGGCCGGTGGGGCATGCGGCGCCCGTGGATGGTGATCGGAGTGGCGGTCGGTGCGCTCGGGACGATGGTGGTCGCGACCGCACCGAACGTCGGCACCGTCCTGCTCGGCTGGTGCCTGTGCCAGGTCTTCTTCAACGCCACCCTCGCCGCGCAGACGGCCGTCCTGGCCGACCAGGTCCCGACCAGTCAGCGCGGCGTCGTCTCCGGTGTCCTGGGCCTCGCCGTTCCCGCCGCATCCGTGACCGGCACGTACCTCGTTCAGCTCTTCGACCACTCGACGGTGCTCATGTTCGCAGTGCCGTGCGCCGTGGGAGGTTTCGCCGTCCTGCTGTTCGTGTGGCGCCTGACGGACCGGCGTCTCGACGCCCGCGACAGACCGCCGTGGTCCCTGCGCGAGCTCGCCGCCACCTTCTACGTCAACCCTCGCAGCAACCCCGACTTCGCGTGGGCCTTCCTGTCCCGGTTCCTGCTCGTCACCGCCTACGCGTTCCTCGTCACCTTCCAGGCGTTCTTCCTCCTCGCCCAGATCGGCAGCTCCGAGGATGCTGTGCCACGCCAGGTCTACCTCGGCACCGTCGCCCAGTCCGTCGCACTGGTCACCGTCGCACCCGTGGCCGGGCGCATCTCCGACCGGCTCGGGCGGCGCAAGGTGTTCGTCATGGCTGCGGCAGTGATCTATGCCGTAGCCCTGTTCGTCATCGCCGACGCCACCTCCGTCGATCGGTACCTCGTCGGCATGGCCATCGGCGGCGTCGGGTTCGGCATGTACATGGCCATCGACCTCGCCCTCGTGGTCGACGTCCTCACCGACCCGCTCACCGCGGCGAAGGACCTCGGAGTCCTCAACATCGCAGGCACCCTGCCCTTTGCTGTCGCCCCAGCGGTCGCTCCAAGCCTCCTGGCTCTCGGGGGCGGCAGCTACGCCGTCCTGTACGCCGTCGCCGGTGCCTGCGCGCTCGGCGGCGCCGTCGCCGTGGCACCCATCAAGAGCGTGAGATAG